A single Ctenopharyngodon idella isolate HZGC_01 chromosome 22, HZGC01, whole genome shotgun sequence DNA region contains:
- the si:ch211-117c9.2 gene encoding LOW QUALITY PROTEIN: solute carrier family 26 member 6 (The sequence of the model RefSeq protein was modified relative to this genomic sequence to represent the inferred CDS: inserted 2 bases in 1 codon; deleted 1 base in 1 codon) — MGISEHAEAKFCVKRIILDELKLEEVAQRQTEIQGPSIKEKICNSIRCFVGQWKILTWIPVLSWIPQYSVRENGLGDLVSGVSVGIMHLPQGMAYALLASVPPVFGLYTSFYPVLVYFIFGTSKHISIGTFAVISIMIGSVSERLAPEDRFLTNGTNGSVVMDTEARDVQRVKVAAATTLLCGIFQVLLGLVRFGFVVTYLSEPLVRGYTTGAATHVITSQLKYMFGVSPRRFSGPLQLLYTLVELGSLLPQTHIPTLVISLVALAALIIVKVINSCYSHKLLLPVPIELMVIIAGTLVSHYTDLEAVNGVDVVGEIPSGLVPPRVPEVGFFSSVVGDAFAVAVVGYAISISLGKTFALKYGYKVDSNQELVALGFSNVIGAFFQCYSVTSSLSRSLVQESTGGKTQVIFRLTKNILCIKLIKIVCVCHQAVLSTIVFVNLKGMFMQCQDIPALWKSNRVDLLVWLVTFLCTVLLNLDLGLAASIIFTLLTVIFRTQRPRYSLLGRVPDTELYLETESYKEAKAIPGITIFRSSAMLYYANAELYQEALLEKSGINVPKLKKRKEEEKAKKRPEKEQDKQTGVLRDLANRLLVSMKNVSESVHCQRTDHEHIINDNSIATVSHGNMNCSFQPEQDSEEEEQDKTDTYTSSCDNVQEHTHSIILDFTPVSFIDTVTLKTLKNIFQDFAEVDVTTVYIAGCQVCVVEELERGEFFSQSTKKSQLFPFIHDAVLHCLSXRNLSSSEFALVRL, encoded by the exons ATGGGTATCTCTGAACATGCTGAAGCAAAATTCTGTGTGAAGAGGATCATCCTGGATGAACTTAAACTAGAGGAAGTAGCGCAACGGCAGACTGAAATCCAGGGGCCCTCTATAAAGGAAAAGATCTGTAACTCTATAAG GTGCTTTGTGGGACAGTGGAAGATTTTAACGTGGATACCAGTTCTGTCCTGGATCCCCCAGTATTCTGTTCGGGAGAATGGACTTGGTGACCTGGTTTCAGGTGTCAGTGTGGGAATCATGCATCTGCCTCAGG GTATGGCATACGCTCTCTTGGCTTCTGTCCCACCTGTGTTTGGTCTCTACACTTCCTTCTATCCTGTACTGGTGTACTTCATCTTTGGCACTTCTAAACACATCTCCATAG GAACCTTTGCGGTGATTAGCATAATGATCGGGAGCGTCTCAGAGCGATTGGCTCCTGAGGATCGCTTTCTGACCAATGGGACAAATGGATCAGTGGTCATGGATACAGAGGCGCGAGACGTACAGCGGGTGAAAGTGGCTGCAGCAACGACATTACTGTGTGGTATCTTTCAA GTTTTATTGGGTCTTGTTCGGTTCGGGTTTGTAGTAACGTATCTCTCTGAGCCATTAGTGCGGGGCTACACGACAGGTGCGGCCACTCACGTCATCACCTCTCAACTCAAATACATGTTTGGAGTTTCACCCAGACGATTCAGTGGACCCCTGCAGCTGCTTTAT acTCTGGTGGAGCTAGGCAGTTTATTACCACAGACTCACATTCCCACTCTGGTGATCAGTCTGGTGGCTCTCGCAGCTCTGATCATTGTGAAAGTGATCAACTCCTGCTACAGTCACAAATTACTCCTCCCTGTTCCTATAGAGCTCATGGTG ATTATTGCAGGGACTCTTGTTTCTCATTATACTGATCTTGAAGCTGTTAATGGTGTAGATGTGGTGGGAGAAATTCCTAGTGG GCTGGTGCCACCCAGAGTCCCAGAGGTGGGTTTCTTCTCCTCAGTGGTAGGAGATGCGTTTGCCGTGGCTGTGGTGGGATACGCCATCAGCATTTCTCTGGGCAAGACTTTTGCTCTCAAGTATGGATATAAAGTAGACAGCAATCAG GAGTTGGTGGCATTGGGGTTCAGTAATGTCATTGGTGCCTTCTTCCAGTGCTACTCTGTCACTTCCTCACTATCTCGCAGTCTTGTCCAGGAGAGCACAGGGGGAAAAACACAGGTGATATTCCGCTTGACAAAAAACATACT atgcattaaattgatcaaaa TTGTCTGTGTCTGTCATCAGGCTGTGCTTTCCACCATCGTGTTTGTGAATCTGAAGGGAATGTTCATGCAGTGTCAGGATATTCCTGCTCTATGGAAGAGCAACAGAGTAGATCTG CTGGTGTGGCTGGTGACATTTCTCTGTACTGTTCTGCTGAATCTGGATCTGGGTCTGGCAGCTTCCATCATATTCACACTGCTCACAGTGATCTTCAGGACTCAACG TCCCAGGTACTCTTTACTTGGCAGGGTTCCTGACACAGAACTGTACTTAGAAACAGAATCATATAAGGAG GCTAAAGCAATCCCAGGTATCACTATCTTCCGTTCATCTGCAATGCTGTACTATGCAAATGCTGAACTCTATCAAGAGGCGCTGTTGGAGAAG aGTGGAATCAATGTTCCAAAGCTGAAAAAGAGGAAAGAGGAGGAGAAGGCAAAAAAGAGACCAGAGAAGGAACAAGATAAACAG ACTGGAGTTCTGAGAGATTTAGCGAACAGATTGCTGGTCTCCATGAAGAATGTGAGTGAATCTGTGCACTGCCAAAGAACAGACCATGAACACATCATCAATgacaacagcatagcaacagtAAGCCATGGTAACATGAACTGCAGCTTTCAGCCAGAGCAGGACTCTGAGGAGGAGGAACAGGACAAGACAGACACATACACCTCCAGCTGTGACAATgtgcaggaacacacacactccatcATCCTGGACTTCACTCCTGTCAGCTTCATCGACACAGTCACcctgaaaacactgaaaaac